The segment TCACCACCACGCTGCACATTCTGGAGGGCATCGCCGCAGAGGGGAAAGCCTGGTTCAACCGACACACGGTCGACACCCCGTCACAGCGTTGAGGTCGTTCCGTCCTGTGGCTGCCGGGGGCCGATGGCTGCCCGCGGTCGCGACCCTCTGGTGGCCGCAGAGCTTCGTACCGCCTCCAGGCTGGCATCCCCACGAAGTTCTGGATGCCTCTCACCCATTGTGCGATGCTGCTGTCAGGGAACCCCAGGCTGCCCACAAGCGATTCGCCCTGGAGGTAGCGATGCCCCGACCCTGGGAGGCCAACCCGGCCGCGGAGTTCACGCGGAGGATCGGCAAGTCCGCACTCGAACTTGGGGACACCAAGGGCGATCCGACCTGCCCGGACATCTGGGAGTTGAGCAACGGCGACATCGCCGTGGTCGGCCGCGACCTGACCGAGGCCTACCGCGGGCGTCTCCCCCACGACGTGAACGTCGGCCACGACGAACGGTTGGTGATCATCCCCCGCACCATGCTGCTCGCGGCGAAGCCAGACATTCCAGATGCTTGAGCAAATACCGGACGTCCCGGGAGTCCACCTCGACCTTGACGCCTACCTGCGTGACTTCCGACAGGAGTTCGAGCACGGTGGTGACATCTTCGCCAAGTTGGAACGGGCGCAGACGTTCCGGGAGCCGGGTGACCCGAGCTGGGAGGCGTTCGCCGCCGGGGACTGGCAGCGGGCGCTGGAACTGAACGAGGAGGATCGCCCCTCCGCCGTAGGAATGATCGACACGTACCGGCGCCTCGGCTACGCCACACAGCGGATCCGTGTGGTCGAATTCCCCATCAGCCCCTACCTGCAGTGGGAGATACAGTTCCTCCGCCTTCTCGCTGAAGCGGGACAGGACATCCGGGTGCTGCGCGGCGAGCGGGCGGCGGAGTTCGAGGCGCACCGCCCGCTACCAGAGCTGGTGATCATCGGTGACCGGGTGCTGTACGAGGTGCTCTACGATGACTCCGGCACCCCGGCGGGCGGCCGGAGGATCGACGACCGTAAGGTGATCGCCGGCTGCCGCCGAGACGTGGCGAAGCTCTATGCCCAAGGTGAGCCTTTGCTGGCGTTCTACGACCAGCACATCGCTCCGCTTCCGCCCCCGATCGTATGAGAGTTCTCCGGCGAGCCGGCCGCCGCAGACTCCATGTTCCGCTCGTGGTGACGCTGCTGGTCGTACTCGCCGTCGCTCTGGTCGGACTCTCCCCGTTCACGCTGGTCTGGTTCACCGGGCAGGCCCAGGACTGGGAACAGCTCAGCCTGGTCGGCCAGACCTACGGCGCGGCCTCGGCACTGCTGGCCGGCCTGGCGCTACTGGGTATCGCGGCGACCTTGGTGCTTCAGCTCCGGGAAGTGCGCAACTCCCGAGAGATCGCTCTGCGCGAGTCCAACAGCGAACTGCTGCGCATGGCCATGGATGACCCCGCATACCGCGCCTGCTGGGGCACCAACTTCCCCGCCGACGCGAGTACGGCCGACCGCCAGCGCATGTACACCAACATGATCTTCTCGCAATGGGAGTCGGCCTTCGAGTCGGGCGCCATGGGCGAGGCGGTGATCCGAGCCGTGGCGCGAAAGGTCCTCGCCGGGCGGATCGGCTGGGAGTACTGGCGCGACGTGCGCGAAATCCGCCTGTCCACCTCCGAAACCCGCCGAGCGCGTCGGTTTCACCGAATCATCGACGACGAGTTCCACGCCTTGCCCGAGCCCCGATCCGAGCGGACGGCGCCAGTGAAGACCTCACCCAGAGCTCAGTCCCACTGGACGACGTTGGCAGCACTCGGGACCTCGGCGGCGGTGAGTGCGGCGACCGCATGGCTCTGGCTGCGCCATCGATACGGACGATCCTGACGTTCTCGCGGATAGCGGGGGGTACCTCCGAGACTGGGCGAGGCCCCACTCCCCCTTCCCCAGCGGCGGAGTCCGAGGAGCGCGATGCGCATCCCTCCTGTCAATATGTGCGTGCTGAGCTGGGCAGTTTAGGGCGGTGGGCGGTCAGCCCTCGGCGGCCGGGTGGCGGGGGCCGTGGCCGGGGGGTGGGGTGAGGGCGGAGGTGAAGTTCTCGCCGTCCACGAGGGGGGTGTCCTGCCCGACGCCGACCTTGGCCATGCGGTCGTAGACCTCCAGGATCAGCTCCTTGGTGCGGTAGGAACCGTGCGCCGCCACATCCTTCTTCTTGACGATCGGGAAGGTCTCCATGATGTAGTCCACGTCATCGCGCTCGATGCCGTAGAGGTGAAAGAACAGGGCATCCAGCTCGGCGCGCATAATCGTGCGGCGTTCCTCGTCCCAGCGGAAGGGCGGGCCGTCGTCGTCGAGGTCTCGAGCAAAGGGGGCCATGTCGTGGGCGGTGTAGGTGAGCTCGAGAGATCTTCTCGCGATAAAACCCTCGTGTAGCTTCAATCTCTGTGGAGCCAGCACTGGAAGCTGCTTCCACAGAAAAAACGCCATGCTCGTTCCACCAATTTTTTGACGACTCGCATAATCAAACACAAAAGAAGCCTGACAGCCACATAGACCTACAACTTCGCTTGCCTCCCTGGGGAGAATCGACAGGAGGTATTTGTGTCCAACCGCAACCCGAGGTATCACGGCAGCGATAGACGTCCGTTCATTTGTGGCTGATGTAGCATCACACCATCCAAACAGCCATTGATGACGCCATCCAACGGCCTGAAGTCGCGACGCAACCGTAACTTCGACTCTCCCCCGGGAACTCTCTGACGATTCATGAATCCCAGCGGGAACCCAGCTCAGGGGAACAGCCCTGCGATTCGGATCTTGAAGCTCATCATGTTGAAGGTAACGCGGCTGATTCTTTCTCTTGGTTGCGGTTTCACTCTTTACAACGTCTGCTGCACGATGGTTATAAAAATCCACCATCTTCGCCTCGTACAGCGGGAGCATGCGCTGCTCGCCCTTGGTGAAGACGTTGCCGTGCAGGGTCCAGCCGTCGGACTCCAGGTCCTCGCGGGCGTGGAAGAGCCCGGAGTCATGGGACATGTTGAACAGCCCTTGCGCAAACGACACCCCCCAGGGGTTCCCCTCCGGATCCCCCTCCTTCACCAGGACCGGAACCCGCCGGTAGATCCCCAGGGTGACCTCCGCATCCCGGCGAGAGCGGAACACTGGGAGGGTTCCCGTGTTCGGGTTGACCAGGGTGATCTCCTCCGGAGTGAGGGTGAACACCTTGTCCGGGGTCTCCAGATCGGCGGGATCATGCAGGAAGAAGGCGAACGGCGTCGCGGACTCGCGCATGTCCCGGCCGGCGAGGGCCAGGATGCAGAACTTCATTCGCGAATCTACGGCCGGGAACAAACCACTGCGATTCTCGAAGTCATACAGCGCCGCGATCGAACCCCGCTGCACAAGGTCCTTGAAGAAGTACTGCGTGCGCGCATCTGTAGCGATTCCCGTCGGCACGATGATCCCCGTACGACCATTTGCGCTGAGCAAGACGCGGTCCGTCTCCGCGAACACCGCATACAGATTCAAGTTCCCCTGGCCGGTCAGCGGAACCCGCCCGGAGCGCCGCAGGAAGTGGCTCTCCGCGTAGACCTTCCGCTTGGCCGCCGCGTGCTCGCGGAACAGCCACTGCTTGTCCGGGTCGTCCTTGAGTGCCGCGATGCGCTTCTTCCGCTCCGAGGCACGCCCGATCTCAGCGATCTCCGGGTCGCGCAGTGCGAAGAACTCCTGCTCCTTCAGCTCCACGCTGTCCCACGGCGGGTTCCCCACCACGCAGTCGAAGCCCCCGGCCCAGCCGGTGTCCTCCTCGGTACCGGTTCCGCCTTCCGGGACGGTGAAAACCTCGGGGAACTCCAGGTGCCAGTGGAAGAAGTCGTATTGTTCGCGCAGCCGCACGATCTCCACATTGGTTTCCGACGAGGCTCCGGCCCCCTCGGGGTCGCTGAGTGCTTGGAACACCTCTTGGGTGACCGGGCGTGGAGCGTCCGGGGTCTTGAGCCACATGAATGCCGCGCACCAGGCATCGGCCAAGTGCAGCGCGTGCGTGTACTCCGCCGAGCCCTGCCAGGCGGCGTAGGCCTCCTGCTGCTCGCGCACCTCCAACAGCGAGTCCGCCGTGGCATCGGTGATGCGGCGCAGGCCGCGCGCGAAGTCCAGGTTGGACACCTTCACCGTGTCCGCGGCGAGGTCGAACAGGCTCTCCTGCCCGCCGTGCTCCTTGGCGTTGAGCTTTTCCAAGTACTTCGCGCGCTTCTTGTCGTCCCCCTCGGTAGCGATGAACGCCGCGTCCGGAACGCCCCCCTCCAGCAGCTTCGGCGTCGCTCCGATCAGTGCGTTTCCCTGTTTGATGTGTGCGTCCAGGAAGTTCAACGCCTTGCCCGGCTCCAGCGCCTCCAGCCACAGGGACACCTTCGCCAGTTCCACCGCCATGGGGTTCAGGTCCACCCCGTAGATGCACCTTGCCGCCACCTCGTGCAGTGCCCCCCGCACCGCGCCCACGGTCGGCTCGGGGTTGCCTTCCCGCACCGCGGCTACCCGCTTGGCGATCCTTCGGGCCGCCGCCAGCAGGAAGTGCCCGGAGCCGCAGGCCGGGTCACACACCTTCAGGTCCAACAGCTCGCCCACTACGGCATCCGCGTCGTCCGGGTTGCCCGCCCGCGTGGCCTTCTCCTGTCCACGTTTCACCGCGTCGTCCAGCACCGGATCCAGCGACGAGTCCAGCAGCGTCTCGATCAGCGAGGTCGGGGTGTAGTACGACCCGGTGGTCTTGCGGTCGTTGCCGCCGATGACTTTCAGTTCGAAGGTGAGGTCGGAGGCGTTGTGCTTGGGCACCAACTCCAAGAGGGATTCGTAGATGGAGCCCAACTCTTCGGCGTCCAGGTTGCGGTAGTCCACCGACCGCTGGCGCCGGGAGTCCTTGTCCCTGACCTCGGCGAGGTGGCGCACCGCCGCCAACAGGTGCTCGTTGGCAAGCTCCAGCCCGTCCAGGGGCGTGTCGGCCTCGGTGCGGTCGAACAGCCCGCCCAGTCCTGGCAGCCCCAGTTCGGGGCGGCCCTCGACCTCCCCCAGCGCGTCCAGCACGAGGCGCAACGCCCGGTACAGGTCCCGATGGGCGGTGCCGCGGCGACGTCGGGCGTGGCGGCGCAGGCGGGCGGTGGAGAAGTAGGCCGCGTAGCGCTCCTTGACCTGCTCGTCGGTCCCCGGCGGGTGCAGCGCGCCACGGTCCTCGGCCACGAACACGAACAACAGCCGGTAGACGAGCCGGAGCAGCGCTCGGTGGAAGGCGGTGACGTCCAGGTCTCGGCGCAACTCGGGGTTGGCGCGCAGGAAGCCGGTGCCCAGCACCGTGATGGCCTCGCGTACGCTCTCGCTGAGCTGTTCCAGCGCGCGGGTGCCGGACTTGATGGCCTCGCTCCGCCAGGTCTCCAGCCAGCAGGCCGAGGCCGGCTGCTCGGGGGCGGTCTCGAAGCGGGAGGCGTGCAGCAGCCGGAACAGCAGCACGAACTCGTTGAAGAGTTCGCCGTCGAAGATCGCCTCAAGGTCGAACTCGACGTAGGCCGCCCCGGCCAAGGCGCTGGAGTCGCGGAGCAGCCGCACCTGGCGGCCGTTGGTGAGCAGCGCCCACAGGCGGGGCGTGGAGGTGTTCAGTAGCTCCTGCACGAACGACTGTGGCGGAACACCTCCCGAGCTCGGCCGCCGGTCCAGCTCGGTATGCCAGGCCACGACGTGGATCGGCACGTGCTGCCACAGGTGGGAGACGTCGAAGGTCTTGGTGCCGTCGTCGCTCGCCACCCCGTCCGCCGGTCCAGGTGGCACGCGGCCGAAGCCCAGTTCGCCGAGCAGTGGCTCCACCCACTGCGGCAGCGCCGCCCCGGCGGAGTCGGTGGCGGGGGTGCCGTCCTGGGCGGTGGGCAGGTTCTTGCGCAGCTCGCGCCAGGCACCCTTGAGGTAGTCCCAGCGGCGTTCGGCCTCGTCGCTGACCGAGCGGGCGCCCACAACCCCGTAGTCGGACGGCCTAGCGCCGGATATGTCCTTCTGTCGTCCTTCGGCGATGCGCAGCAGCATGTCGGCGGGCAACAGCCCACCCTCGGTATGCACCGCGGTGAGGACCTGGGTACGGGTGACGGCGGCCATCAGGCGGCACCTCCAGCAACGGTGGGGGCGACGGGCAAGTAGACGTAGACGCCGAGGATGTCGGCGGGTTTCTGGGCCTGAACCCGCAGGCCGCGGCGGATCTCGTCGGAGGCGATGCGCACCCGCCGGTGGGCGTCGGCCAGCTCGGTGGCCAGTGTCTCGCCGTGAGCGTCCAGGTGCGACTCTGCGGAAGGGAGATCGTCGAGCACCATTCGCATGGTCGGTTTGGCCATGGCCAGGGCCGTGTTCTGCGTGGCGGAGACCTCCAGGAGCGCCGTCGCCTGCTCCGGCTCCAGCCATTCGGGATGATCGGGGGTGCCGGTGAAGGCGAGCAACCGGGCGTCCTCGGCGACCATCTGCCGGGTGCCGTGCCTGGAGGGCAGGGTGAGGTGGAATCGGTAGCGCACGAGGAGCAGGGTGGTGGCCTCGTCGACGGCATCGGTACGGATCACCCCGCAGCGCCGCGCCGGGCGACGGTCGTCGCTCGGCCTCCCGTCTGGCGCGGTGTCCAGCGCGGTGTCGAGCACATGGGCGGCGAGCGCGCCCAGCACCGGGTCCGTGCGCACCAGCGCTGCCTCGCCCCGGGCCACGGCGGCGGTGTCCCGGAAGCGCACGCCCCGGCCCGGCCGGGTGGCGTCGGTACCGGCCAGCGGTTCCACGGCGTCCCGCAGCCCGATGGGGGTGCCGGAGAGATCGGCGCGGAACCCCTCGCCGCCGTCTGGAAGCGGGGTGAGCAGGCCACCGAGTCCGCGCAGGGCGCGTTCGGTGAAGGTGCGCACCTCCCCCGCCCCGCCCAGGGCGTCACGCACGGCGGCCACCTCGCGGGCCACCTCCTCGGGGTGGATAGCACGCTGGGCGAAGCGGCTGCGGGAGGTGCGCTCCCGCTCGGCCGCGGACTTCCACTGGGTTTCGATGGCCTCCGCCTGGCGGTCCAGCGCGGCGAGTTCCTCGGAGCCGAACAGGGACTCCTGTTCGGCGGACTCGCTACCACGCATCAACAACCACTCCACAATGGCGTCCGTGACCCCGCTGGAGGCCTCGTCCGGGACGGAGACCGCGATGCCCAGGTCCTTGCGAATCTGGCGGTGTTTGCGGATGAGCACCTCCAGGACCTTGCCGTCGATGCCGTTGTCCTCGCCGTACAGAGTGACCACGCGCACCAGGTCCCGGAGCTGGCCGAAGCGGTCCACCCGGCCTTCGCGCTGGTCGTGGCGGGTGGGGTTCCAGGCGAGGTCGTAGTGCACTACGGCATCGAAGTAGTGCTGGAGGTTCACACCTTCGGAAAGGCAGTCGGTGGCTACCAGCACCCGGCGCGGGGTAGGGCCTTTCGCCGCATCGTCGGCGGCTTCGGCGGCGGTCTGTTTGGCCAACTCCTCGATCCGCTCTACGCGCTGCTGCGGGGAGAGCTTGCCGGTGACGGCCATGACGGTGGTGCGTCGGCCGTTCGCGCCGCCCTTGTCCAGCAGGCTCTTTCGCTTCGCGGCGACGCCCTTGCCTGAGGTGCTCTTTTCCGCTGAGCCGCCGTCTTGCTCTCCGCCCAGGTGGGCGGCGACGTACTCGGCGGTGTCGATGTAGTGGCAGAAGACGATCGGGTTGTAGCCCGCGTCCAGTAGCCCGTTGAGGTGCTTGATCAGCGCTGCGAGCTTGTGGTCCTTCTGCGGGCCCTCCAATTCTGCTGCGCGGCGGGCCAGGGCCGCCAGCGGGCCGTCCGGGGCGTCCTCTGTGGCGCCTCGCTCACCCTCGGCGGCGAGGTCCGCGCCGTGGGCGGTGTCCATGCCCTCCAGAGTGTCGGTGTCCACGGCGTCCCGGGCCACTGGTGCGCCGAGCGCGTCGGCTTCCTCCGCGGTTTCGGCGGCGGCCGCAGCCGAGCGGGTGGTCAGGGTCTTCGCGGCGGCCCGCGGCGAAGAGACCATGGCGCGCAGCAATGCGATGGCCGACCACCAGGCCACCCGGTAGTCGCGGTCTCCCTTGCCGCCCGCCCGATGCACCCGCTCGCGGGCGTAGGCGATGGCATCGCCCAACAGATCCTTGTATTCCGGGGAGAGCCGGTAGGTCTCGTCAGCGAACTCCCGATCCCGGGGGAAGGACGTGGTTTCGGCGAGGGAGTCGTCGGCCAGACCATCGCCCGTCCGGGTGAGGTATTGGCGCACGTCGGCGCGTTTGCGCTGAACGAAGTGCCGCGCCAGCAGCCGGCGCCCTTCGTCGGTATCCAGGTCAACATCCGCCAGCTCGGGATTGACCAGGCCGAGGAGCGCCCGGAATGCCTCCTCCTTGCCGCTGTGCGGCGTGGCCGTGACCAGCATCAGGTGCCGCTCGGCGTCGGCCGCCACCTTCCGCAGCAGCTCGTAGCGAAGCTGATTCTGGGTGCTGCGGCCCGCTTTGGTGTCGCCGGCGGTGACGCAGGTGTGTGCCTCGTCCACGATGACCAGGTCCGGGCAGTGGCGCACGAAGTCGTCACGGTGGCGGGTGGACTTGATGAAGTCCGTGGAGACGATGACGTGGCGGTGCTTGTCGAACAGGGACTGGCCGAGATCCAGGCCGCGCTCCAGTTTGGAGACCGTGGAGGAGAGCACGAGTTCGGCGTCGATGCCGAACTTGGTGCGCAGCTCCTCCTGCCACTGCTCGGCGAGTGCCGGACTGCACAGGACGGCGAGCTTGCGGGCCTCGCCCTGCGCCAGCAGCTCGGTGGCGATCAGCCCGGCTTCCACGGTCTTGCCGATGCCCACGTCGTCGCTGATCAGCATGCGCACCGTGGGCTGGCGCAGCGCCATGAGCAACGGCACGAGCTGGTAGGCGCGTGGCTGCACCGCGATCCCGGCCAGGGAGCGGAAGGGGCCGGCCCCGGAGCGGAAGCCGATGCGCAGCGCGGAGCGCAGGAGTCCAGCGGCCTGCTCGTTGCCCAGATCCTCCGGAGTGGGCCAGGCGAAGGAGGCCTCGGCGACGTCCTCCAGGCTTGGGAAGACGGCGGCGACGTCGTCGTCACCCCCACCCAAGGGGCGCAGCACGAGCATTTCCTCGGCGCTCTCGGGGAGCACCACCCATTCCCGGCCCCGCGCGGAGACCAGAGATCCGGGTGCGTAGGAGGTGGGCATTGTGCGTCACTCCTTGTCGTGGGGATGGGGGAAGCGATGGCAACGGGAGTTCGAGCGTGACCACGCGCCCCGCGTCGCACGGTGGTGAACGTGTCCGGTGGTCTCTAGAGAGCGCATGGTCAGTGGTCGGAGCCGCGGCCGAAGAAGTCTTGGTAATCGGCGACGATGCTCGCCCAGTCGGCGTCGTGGGGGAAGCGGATCGCCAGCCAGCCACTGCGGAACAGGCGTCTCTCCGCCTCGGCGTCGCGTTCGGCGACCCGTTCGTGCTCATGCACCGGGCCGTCCACGAACACCGCGACCTGGGCGTTGGACAGGCGATAGACGAAGTCCGGTCGTGCCTGGGCCTCGGGAAGATAGACCTGCCCCTCGTCGGGCATCCGGTAGCCGTGCTCCTTGAGCCAGTTCACGAACCGCTTCTCCAGTCCGGTCTCACTGGCGCGTCTCAGCCGCCGCATCTGGTCGGTGCGTGACTCACCACGCCCCGTGGGCAGGGTCTCGGCTCCGGCCAGGCGCCGCAACAGGTCCACGATTCGGCGTCGGTCGATGTCCTGGTGGTGCATCTGATTCTGGTAGGTGAGCAGGCAGTTGTAGCAGCCGCGGGAGCAGTGGTTGGGCTCCGCAGTGCCCAGGTCCGCACCGTCGGGAGCGAAGTGGCACAGGTCCAGGGCGGTGGCGGCGGCGACGGCCAGGGCTTCGCCGTCGTGTTGGATACGGCGCAGCACTCCGGCCCCACCTTCGGCGGCCTCCGTGAACAGGATCCGATCCCGCGGCCCCTTGTCAGGAGGTAGCAGCTCGCTGGTGAGCTCGGAGTCCTCCAGCTCGAACGCTGTCTCGATGCCGCGCTCCAGCGCGTACATCAGGGTCAGAGCCTCCTCCCGAGGCAGGGCATCGGTCAGGTGCACCACCAGGATGTTGCGCCGGTCCTCTACGTAGGGGATGACGCGCAGGGCGTGGCCGGCCTTGTCGTCACCCGCACGGTCGCCGCCTTCGACCAGCGGCAGGTCGCCGGGGTCGTGCGAAGCGTCCTGGCCCTGCTTCTCGTTCAGCCATCGCCCGGTGGTGGGGTCCAGCCAGAAGCCGTCGGGATCCTCGCGCTTGGCCCGCAGCCGGCCGAGGTTGGTGATACGCACTGTGGCGGAGTCGCCGTAGTGCAGGGTGGCCAGGGTGTCGGCACCGTCGCGGGCCATGGCGTCCTGCCTGCCCACCCGGCCGCCGCCATGCTCGGCGAAGCGGTAGGAGGTCGCCAGGCGGAACCCGGCCCGGCGGCGCTCCTCCTCGTCGGAGGAGATCTTTTCCCGCTTGGTGGTGTACACGGTGTGCAACTGCAGCAGGTTCGGGGTGGGCGAACCCAGGGGAGAACCGCACAGGCGGCACTGGGTGTCGATGTCCTTCGGTTCGTGGTGATACCCGCAGTCTTCGCAGCGGGTCGCCTGGCCGGTGTGCAGGTCGCCGCTGGAGTCCGGCGGCAACTGGATGCGCGTCACCTGGTAGCGCGAGCCCTCGTGGTAAATGAGTGCGCCGGGGCCGAACTCGCGGATGGCCACGAACCGGGGCCGTTGCAGGAAGTCGCCGTCGTCGGAGCGCCCGCGAGTGGGAATGTAGGCGGCCAGTGGCAGGCGCGGAAAGGAGTAGCCAGGCAGGAAGCCCTCGCTGGCCAGGTAGCGATAGGGGTTGAAGTCGCTGAGCACGGACTTGCTGTCCTGACTCTCGTTGAGCAGCAGGGTGATCTGGGTTTCCGCCTCCCGGCGTCGGTTGGCCGCGCGCTGCCGGTCTCGCTCCGAAAGGCTGTGGTCCAGACGACGGCGGTTCTGCTCGGCCTGGTCCACCAACGCGGCGCGGAACAGTTCCCGCCAACGGTCGAAGGCGTCGTTGAATGCCTTGGGGGCGCCACGCACCATCCGCTCCAGCCAGCAGTCGTCCCACCACGGCATCTCGGCCAGCGCCTCCAACTGCTCGCCGAACACCTCGTGGGCCGCGATCAAGGCCCGACGCTGGGCACCCTCCTGCTCGATCTTCTGCTGAACGTCGCTGTGCAGTTCCAGTGCGGGCTCGGGCCTGCTCTTCGCCTTGTCGTAGTCGACACTGATGACCTCGGGTATTGCGCGGCCGAGCTTGACGCCGGTCTCGGCCAGCCACAGCGCGTGCAGGTGAGCCGCCACCAGGTCCTCATTGGCCAGTTCAAGGCGCGGGGCCTGCACCGCCCCGGCCACCATCCGGTCGGAGTGGCGGAAGTAGTACTGGTCATGGCTGTTGCCGGTCGCGCAGTATGTGGTGATCAAGGCCGGCTGGCCGCTGCGCCCGCCCCGACCGCTGCGCTGGGCATAGTTGGCGGGGGTGGGCGGCACGTTGCGCATCAGCACCGCGTTGAGGTCCTTGATGTCCACGCCCAACTCCATGGTGGGCGAGCAGTACAGCAGCGGCAGCGTGGCCTCGCCGAACAGCTTCTCGCGGGTCTCGCGGTCGTCCGGGGTGACCTGCGCGGTGTGTTCGCGCGCCCACAGACCGCCGAGGGACGCCGCCGCTCCCCGGTAGAGGTCGCGGAAGAACTGGTTCACCGCGGGCCCCTCCCCACTGGCGTAGGTGCGGGTCAGCGGGTCTTGTGCGCCGAAGAGGCCGTCGCCGGCCTTCCAAATGAGGCATCCGGCGTCCACCTGGTAGCCGGTGACGGACTCACCGCGGTGGAAGCGGCGCCGCGCGGCGCGCGGGTCGTGGGCGGTGCGGGTCAGCAGACCGGCCTCGGCGAGGACTTCCAGCAGTTGGGCGACGATGTGCTGCAGATCCTCGGCGCCCAGCCCGGCCTCGCGGAAGTGCATCCGCTTGAGGTACTGGGCGAACTTGTGCCGCCCAGAGAAGAACAGGCCGTTGGGGTTGACTTTGGCGCGCTGGGTGGACGCCATCGGATAGGCGGCCACGAACTTGGGGCGCTCGGAGTCCTGGACCACCCATGATTCGTTAAGGCGGTACTCGCTCGCGCTCTGTACCGACTCGAATTTCTCGTCGCCGAGGTAGGGCGTGGCGATGGCCAGCTCGCGGCGCATCTCGTCCAGCAGCGCGCGCAGAATGACGGCCCGCTGCCGCGACCCGGCGCCGAGCAGCGAGGGGTGAGTACCCGCCCAGGACCGCTCGTTCTCAGCGAGCCAGTCGAGGTCGGCGTAGTCGACGCGCAGCAGCCCGGTCTGTTCCAAGTTGGGCATGGTGACCCGCCAGCCGCCGCCGAGGTCGAGGTAAAGCCGGAAGGTGATCACGTCGCGCAGCGCCGTGGCCGCCTGGGCCGCCTGGCGAGGTGGGAGCTCGCCGTCAGTGGACCTCGCGTAGTCCCCGGGGGTTAGGCCCAGCGCGTCGCTGACCCGCGAGGCCAGGTGCTCGGCGGTGAGGCCATCGCTCCCGTCCTCCACCGCGGCCATGAGTGCCCGGTAAAGCCCACCGCGCAACTGGGTGACTTGAACGAAGTCGTTGAAGTGCCCGGCCTGCAGCGAGGCATCCTGCCGGTTGTCCACGAACGTCAGCAGCTTTCGGGCCTCTTTGCCCAGAGCGTCCTCGGGGACACGCCTGAGGGCGCGCACGATGGTCTCGGAGATCAGCGAAGTGGCCGAGGAGCGGCCCTCCTGGCCCAAGGTGGCCAGCTTCGCGAAGTCCTTACCACGCTTGGTCGCGTAGCTCACCCCGCAGTGCAGGCAGAACAGGAACGGCGAGGGGACGAACGCCGCCGTCAGGTCACCCTTGCCCTCGTGGCCGTGCAC is part of the Spiractinospora alimapuensis genome and harbors:
- a CDS encoding DUF6879 family protein, with protein sequence MLEQIPDVPGVHLDLDAYLRDFRQEFEHGGDIFAKLERAQTFREPGDPSWEAFAAGDWQRALELNEEDRPSAVGMIDTYRRLGYATQRIRVVEFPISPYLQWEIQFLRLLAEAGQDIRVLRGERAAEFEAHRPLPELVIIGDRVLYEVLYDDSGTPAGGRRIDDRKVIAGCRRDVAKLYAQGEPLLAFYDQHIAPLPPPIV
- a CDS encoding DUF6082 family protein, encoding MVTLLVVLAVALVGLSPFTLVWFTGQAQDWEQLSLVGQTYGAASALLAGLALLGIAATLVLQLREVRNSREIALRESNSELLRMAMDDPAYRACWGTNFPADASTADRQRMYTNMIFSQWESAFESGAMGEAVIRAVARKVLAGRIGWEYWRDVREIRLSTSETRRARRFHRIIDDEFHALPEPRSERTAPVKTSPRAQSHWTTLAALGTSAAVSAATAWLWLRHRYGRS
- a CDS encoding Eco57I restriction-modification methylase domain-containing protein, with the translated sequence MAAVTRTQVLTAVHTEGGLLPADMLLRIAEGRQKDISGARPSDYGVVGARSVSDEAERRWDYLKGAWRELRKNLPTAQDGTPATDSAGAALPQWVEPLLGELGFGRVPPGPADGVASDDGTKTFDVSHLWQHVPIHVVAWHTELDRRPSSGGVPPQSFVQELLNTSTPRLWALLTNGRQVRLLRDSSALAGAAYVEFDLEAIFDGELFNEFVLLFRLLHASRFETAPEQPASACWLETWRSEAIKSGTRALEQLSESVREAITVLGTGFLRANPELRRDLDVTAFHRALLRLVYRLLFVFVAEDRGALHPPGTDEQVKERYAAYFSTARLRRHARRRRGTAHRDLYRALRLVLDALGEVEGRPELGLPGLGGLFDRTEADTPLDGLELANEHLLAAVRHLAEVRDKDSRRQRSVDYRNLDAEELGSIYESLLELVPKHNASDLTFELKVIGGNDRKTTGSYYTPTSLIETLLDSSLDPVLDDAVKRGQEKATRAGNPDDADAVVGELLDLKVCDPACGSGHFLLAAARRIAKRVAAVREGNPEPTVGAVRGALHEVAARCIYGVDLNPMAVELAKVSLWLEALEPGKALNFLDAHIKQGNALIGATPKLLEGGVPDAAFIATEGDDKKRAKYLEKLNAKEHGGQESLFDLAADTVKVSNLDFARGLRRITDATADSLLEVREQQEAYAAWQGSAEYTHALHLADAWCAAFMWLKTPDAPRPVTQEVFQALSDPEGAGASSETNVEIVRLREQYDFFHWHLEFPEVFTVPEGGTGTEEDTGWAGGFDCVVGNPPWDSVELKEQEFFALRDPEIAEIGRASERKKRIAALKDDPDKQWLFREHAAAKRKVYAESHFLRRSGRVPLTGQGNLNLYAVFAETDRVLLSANGRTGIIVPTGIATDARTQYFFKDLVQRGSIAALYDFENRSGLFPAVDSRMKFCILALAGRDMRESATPFAFFLHDPADLETPDKVFTLTPEEITLVNPNTGTLPVFRSRRDAEVTLGIYRRVPVLVKEGDPEGNPWGVSFAQGLFNMSHDSGLFHAREDLESDGWTLHGNVFTKGEQRMLPLYEAKMVDFYNHRAADVVKSETATKRKNQPRYLQHDELQDPNRRAVPLSWVPAGIHESSESSRGRVEVTVASRLQAVGWRHQWLFGWCDATSATNERTSIAAVIPRVAVGHKYLLSILPREASEVVGLCGCQASFVFDYASRQKIGGTSMAFFLWKQLPVLAPQRLKLHEGFIARRSLELTYTAHDMAPFARDLDDDGPPFRWDEERRTIMRAELDALFFHLYGIERDDVDYIMETFPIVKKKDVAAHGSYRTKELILEVYDRMAKVGVGQDTPLVDGENFTSALTPPPGHGPRHPAAEG
- a CDS encoding DEAD/DEAH box helicase: MPTSYAPGSLVSARGREWVVLPESAEEMLVLRPLGGGDDDVAAVFPSLEDVAEASFAWPTPEDLGNEQAAGLLRSALRIGFRSGAGPFRSLAGIAVQPRAYQLVPLLMALRQPTVRMLISDDVGIGKTVEAGLIATELLAQGEARKLAVLCSPALAEQWQEELRTKFGIDAELVLSSTVSKLERGLDLGQSLFDKHRHVIVSTDFIKSTRHRDDFVRHCPDLVIVDEAHTCVTAGDTKAGRSTQNQLRYELLRKVAADAERHLMLVTATPHSGKEEAFRALLGLVNPELADVDLDTDEGRRLLARHFVQRKRADVRQYLTRTGDGLADDSLAETTSFPRDREFADETYRLSPEYKDLLGDAIAYARERVHRAGGKGDRDYRVAWWSAIALLRAMVSSPRAAAKTLTTRSAAAAAETAEEADALGAPVARDAVDTDTLEGMDTAHGADLAAEGERGATEDAPDGPLAALARRAAELEGPQKDHKLAALIKHLNGLLDAGYNPIVFCHYIDTAEYVAAHLGGEQDGGSAEKSTSGKGVAAKRKSLLDKGGANGRRTTVMAVTGKLSPQQRVERIEELAKQTAAEAADDAAKGPTPRRVLVATDCLSEGVNLQHYFDAVVHYDLAWNPTRHDQREGRVDRFGQLRDLVRVVTLYGEDNGIDGKVLEVLIRKHRQIRKDLGIAVSVPDEASSGVTDAIVEWLLMRGSESAEQESLFGSEELAALDRQAEAIETQWKSAAERERTSRSRFAQRAIHPEEVAREVAAVRDALGGAGEVRTFTERALRGLGGLLTPLPDGGEGFRADLSGTPIGLRDAVEPLAGTDATRPGRGVRFRDTAAVARGEAALVRTDPVLGALAAHVLDTALDTAPDGRPSDDRRPARRCGVIRTDAVDEATTLLLVRYRFHLTLPSRHGTRQMVAEDARLLAFTGTPDHPEWLEPEQATALLEVSATQNTALAMAKPTMRMVLDDLPSAESHLDAHGETLATELADAHRRVRIASDEIRRGLRVQAQKPADILGVYVYLPVAPTVAGGAA